The following coding sequences lie in one Nycticebus coucang isolate mNycCou1 chromosome 20, mNycCou1.pri, whole genome shotgun sequence genomic window:
- the LOC128572311 gene encoding 60S ribosomal protein L23a-like, with amino-acid sequence MTQKGKKEAPAPSKAEAKAKALKVKKAVLKGIHSHKKKKKKKKIHTPTTFRQPKTLRLQREPKYPWKSTPRRNKLDHYAIAKFPLTIESAMKKIQDNNTPVFIVDVRANKLQIKQSVKKLYDIDVAKVNTLIRPDGEKKVYVQLAPDFDALDIVNKIGII; translated from the coding sequence ATGacacagaaagggaagaaggaagctcctgcccctTCCAAAGCtgaagccaaagcaaaggcattgaaggtcaagaaggcagtgctaaaaggcatccacagccacaaaaaaaaaaaaaaaaagaagaagattcaTACACCAACCACTTTCAGGCAGCCAAAGACTCTGAGGCTCCAGAGGGAGCCTAAATATCCTTGGAAGAGCAcccccaggagaaacaagcttgaccactaTGCAATCGCCAAGTTCCCCCTGACCATTGAGTCTGCCATGAAGAAGATACAAGACAACAACACACCTGTGTTCATTGTGGATGTCAGAGCCAACAAGCTCCAgatcaaacagtctgtgaagaagctttatgacattgatgtggccaaggtcaacaccctAATCAGGCCTGATGGTGAGAAGAAGGTATATGTTCAGCTGGCTCCTGATTTTGATGCTTTGGATATTGtcaacaaaattgggatcatctaa